The following proteins are encoded in a genomic region of Micrococcaceae bacterium Sec5.8:
- a CDS encoding sugar porter family MFS transporter, giving the protein MTTNQDQTAAKIPKRVIWLAVAGAVGGFLFGFDSSVVNGAVDAIKDEFALSEAVTGFAVAVALLGCAAGAYLAGKIADRYGRIPAMKLGALLFLVSAIGTGFAFGVWDLILWRLVGGLGIGLASVIAPAYISEISPRHVRGRLASLQQLAITTGIFAALLSDALFANFAGGADQELWFGIEAWRWMFLAGAVPAVVYGWIAYTLPESPRFLVVQGKDEEALKIFKSIAPNDDMDRHLREIKKAIDEDKLAGQKGSLRGKAFGLQPVVWIGIILSVLQQFVGINVIFYYSTTLWKAVGFQEKDSLTISVATAITNILVTLVAIALVDRIGRRPIMLAGSIGMAASLGTMAIAFASATGTGDAISLPGAWGPAALVAANVFVISFGASWGPLVWVLLGEIFPSRIRARALGLAAAAQWIANFAITLSFPVMAAASLPLTYAMYALFAAASFFFVKFKVPETNGMALEHAETLFVPKGSAKTSAKA; this is encoded by the coding sequence ATGACAACCAACCAAGACCAGACCGCCGCCAAGATCCCCAAGCGGGTCATTTGGCTGGCCGTGGCAGGCGCCGTGGGCGGCTTCCTCTTCGGCTTTGACTCCTCCGTCGTCAACGGCGCCGTTGACGCCATTAAGGACGAGTTCGCGCTGAGCGAGGCGGTGACCGGTTTCGCCGTGGCAGTGGCCCTGCTGGGTTGCGCGGCCGGCGCCTACCTTGCCGGGAAAATCGCCGACCGCTACGGCCGCATCCCCGCCATGAAGCTCGGTGCGCTGCTCTTCCTGGTCAGTGCGATCGGGACCGGCTTTGCCTTCGGCGTATGGGACCTCATCCTCTGGCGTCTGGTTGGCGGCCTGGGAATCGGCCTGGCCTCCGTGATCGCGCCGGCCTACATCTCCGAGATCTCTCCGCGCCACGTTCGCGGCCGGCTCGCCTCGCTCCAGCAGCTGGCCATCACCACCGGCATCTTCGCAGCCCTGCTCTCCGACGCCTTGTTCGCGAACTTCGCCGGCGGGGCAGACCAGGAACTCTGGTTCGGCATTGAGGCCTGGCGCTGGATGTTCCTCGCGGGCGCTGTGCCCGCCGTCGTCTACGGCTGGATTGCCTACACCCTGCCCGAGTCGCCCCGATTCCTGGTGGTCCAGGGCAAGGACGAGGAAGCCCTCAAGATCTTCAAGTCCATCGCCCCGAACGATGACATGGACCGCCACCTGCGGGAAATCAAGAAGGCCATCGATGAGGACAAGCTCGCCGGCCAGAAGGGCTCCCTGCGCGGCAAGGCCTTCGGCCTGCAGCCGGTTGTCTGGATCGGCATCATCCTGTCCGTGCTGCAGCAATTCGTCGGCATCAACGTGATCTTCTACTATTCCACGACGCTCTGGAAGGCCGTCGGCTTCCAGGAGAAGGACTCCCTGACCATCTCCGTGGCCACTGCGATCACGAATATCCTCGTGACCCTCGTGGCGATCGCCCTCGTGGACCGGATCGGCAGGCGGCCCATCATGCTGGCCGGCTCCATCGGTATGGCCGCCTCATTGGGCACCATGGCAATCGCCTTCGCGTCAGCCACGGGGACCGGCGACGCGATTTCGTTGCCCGGCGCGTGGGGCCCGGCTGCCCTGGTGGCCGCCAACGTCTTCGTGATCAGCTTCGGAGCGTCCTGGGGCCCCCTGGTGTGGGTGCTGCTCGGCGAGATCTTCCCGTCCCGGATCCGCGCACGCGCCCTGGGCCTCGCCGCCGCCGCCCAATGGATTGCCAACTTCGCCATCACCCTTAGCTTCCCGGTGATGGCGGCGGCCTCGCTGCCCCTGACCTACGCCATGTACGCATTGTTCGCGGCGGCGTCGTTCTTCTTTGTAAAGTTCAAGGTGCCCGAGACCAACGGCATGGCCCTGGAGCACGCTGAGACGCTCTTCGTTCCGAAGGGGTCCGCCAAGACGTCCGCCAAGGCCTGA
- a CDS encoding MDR family MFS transporter, protein MSKTPSVRAAGEVLTHRQTITVMVGLMLGMFLSSLDQTIVSTSIYTIANDLDGLSLQAWATTAYLITSTVSTPLYGKLSDIFGRRPLYLAAILIFLAGSVYAGSVHSMTELAIARGIQGLGAGGLLALALTIIGDIVALKDRAKYQGYFMSVFGISSVLGPVIGGAFAGAQSILGIDGWRWVFFINIPIGLAALAVVFLYLHLPAKHVKQKIDYWGAAAITLAIVPLLLVAEQGRSWGWTSPSSLLCIGLGVAGIVAFLLAEKRAGDYALIPLRLFRNMTFGLSSLLNFIIGVGMFGAIAMLPMYLQLVKGLTPTEAGLMMITFTLGILTGSITAGRTISASGTYRIFPILGTAILTGAATVMGLSLGVDTPLWVPGAIAVFFGLGLGFCMQPLTLAMQVSVPAKDMGVGTSSAAFFRSMGGAVGTAVFISMLFSMAADKVAAGMKDAAQNADYLKVLKDPAVAADPVNAPLYAFFKNGASSDSLNDTSWVHQANPVLTRPITEGFAQSIDAVMLTAAVLTGIAFLISFALPNKKLTDPLAEARVEAAAAH, encoded by the coding sequence ATGTCCAAGACCCCCTCCGTGCGCGCCGCCGGTGAGGTCCTGACGCATCGTCAGACCATCACCGTCATGGTGGGCCTCATGCTCGGCATGTTCCTGTCGTCGCTGGACCAGACCATCGTGTCCACCTCCATTTACACCATCGCCAACGATCTTGACGGGCTCTCCCTGCAGGCCTGGGCAACCACCGCATACCTCATCACCTCCACGGTGAGTACGCCGCTTTACGGGAAGCTCAGCGATATCTTCGGCAGGCGCCCGCTGTACCTCGCCGCCATTCTGATCTTCCTGGCAGGCTCCGTCTACGCCGGTTCGGTCCACTCAATGACCGAGCTGGCGATTGCCCGCGGGATCCAAGGGCTCGGCGCCGGCGGGCTGCTGGCCCTCGCCTTGACCATCATCGGCGACATCGTGGCCTTGAAGGACCGCGCCAAATACCAGGGCTACTTCATGTCGGTGTTCGGTATCTCCTCGGTGTTGGGGCCCGTGATCGGCGGCGCGTTCGCCGGCGCGCAGTCCATCCTCGGTATCGATGGCTGGCGCTGGGTCTTCTTCATCAACATCCCGATCGGGCTCGCGGCCCTCGCTGTGGTGTTCCTTTACCTTCACTTGCCGGCCAAACACGTAAAACAAAAAATCGACTACTGGGGCGCGGCTGCCATCACCCTGGCCATCGTGCCGCTGCTGCTCGTGGCGGAACAGGGCCGCAGCTGGGGCTGGACCTCGCCCAGTTCGCTACTCTGCATCGGACTCGGTGTGGCGGGCATCGTGGCGTTCCTGCTGGCGGAAAAACGCGCCGGCGATTACGCGCTGATCCCCCTGCGGCTCTTCCGGAACATGACGTTTGGGCTTTCTTCGCTGCTGAATTTCATCATCGGCGTCGGGATGTTCGGGGCGATTGCGATGCTTCCGATGTACCTGCAGCTGGTCAAGGGGCTGACACCCACTGAAGCCGGCCTGATGATGATCACCTTCACTCTCGGCATTCTCACCGGCTCCATCACCGCGGGCCGGACCATTTCGGCGTCGGGGACCTACCGGATCTTCCCCATCCTGGGAACCGCCATCCTCACGGGAGCCGCCACGGTCATGGGCCTCTCGCTCGGTGTGGACACCCCGCTCTGGGTTCCGGGCGCCATCGCGGTGTTCTTCGGCCTGGGCCTGGGCTTCTGCATGCAGCCGCTCACTCTGGCCATGCAGGTTTCCGTGCCGGCGAAAGATATGGGGGTGGGGACCTCCTCCGCCGCGTTCTTCCGCTCCATGGGCGGCGCGGTGGGCACGGCTGTGTTCATCTCCATGCTGTTCAGCATGGCGGCGGACAAGGTGGCCGCGGGAATGAAGGACGCCGCGCAGAACGCGGACTACCTTAAGGTTCTCAAGGACCCCGCCGTCGCTGCCGACCCCGTGAACGCTCCGCTCTATGCGTTCTTTAAGAACGGTGCGAGCAGCGACTCGCTCAATGACACGAGCTGGGTGCACCAGGCGAACCCCGTCCTCACACGCCCCATCACCGAGGGCTTCGCCCAATCGATCGACGCCGTGATGCTCACGGCCGCTGTCCTGACCGGCATCGCCTTTCTGATCAGCTTCGCGCTTCCGAACAAGAAGCTGACGGACCCGTTGGCCGAAGCCCGCGTGGAAGCTGCCGCGGCCCACTAG
- a CDS encoding mannitol-1-phosphate 5-dehydrogenase — MKAVHFGAGNIGRGFVGLLLHEAGYEVVFADVAEDLITQLAAADSYRVHEVGEHPNVRTVGNFRALNSSSQEADVIAEIATADVVTTAVGPHILKFVAPVIAKGIAARAEGLLPLQVMACENAINATDILKSEVSAQWDPAAGTLDDKAVFANTAVDRIVPNQEAGQGLDVTVETFYEWVIDRTPFAGRPPVIPGATFVDELEPYIERKLFTVNTGHAAAAYFGFGAGLEKISEAMADQDVAADVRAVLDETKELLVAKHGFTREEQEAYVQKILGRFSNPHLPDTVNRVGRAPLRKLSRHERFIGPAAELAERGIVPEALLGAIAAALRFNDPADAEAVELGQILAASGAEDATAKITGLAPEHPLFPAVAALVDEAKTAA; from the coding sequence GTGAAAGCCGTTCATTTCGGAGCAGGAAACATCGGGCGCGGATTCGTCGGGCTGCTGCTCCACGAGGCCGGGTATGAGGTGGTCTTCGCGGATGTCGCGGAGGACCTGATCACCCAGCTCGCTGCGGCAGACAGCTACCGGGTCCACGAAGTGGGGGAACATCCCAACGTCCGGACCGTGGGGAACTTCCGGGCGCTGAACTCCAGCAGCCAGGAAGCGGACGTCATCGCGGAGATCGCGACGGCCGACGTCGTCACCACCGCGGTGGGTCCGCACATCCTCAAGTTTGTGGCGCCCGTGATTGCCAAGGGTATCGCCGCCCGGGCCGAAGGGCTCCTGCCGCTGCAGGTCATGGCGTGCGAGAACGCCATCAACGCCACAGACATCCTGAAGTCCGAGGTGTCGGCCCAGTGGGATCCCGCCGCAGGCACTCTGGATGACAAGGCGGTCTTCGCGAACACGGCTGTGGACCGGATCGTGCCGAACCAGGAGGCCGGCCAGGGCCTGGACGTCACGGTGGAGACATTCTACGAATGGGTCATCGACAGGACTCCATTCGCGGGCAGGCCACCGGTGATCCCGGGCGCGACCTTCGTCGATGAGCTGGAGCCGTACATCGAGCGGAAACTGTTCACGGTGAACACCGGGCACGCCGCCGCAGCGTACTTTGGTTTCGGGGCCGGCCTGGAGAAAATCTCCGAGGCCATGGCCGATCAAGACGTCGCCGCGGATGTGCGCGCCGTCCTGGACGAAACTAAGGAACTGCTGGTCGCCAAGCATGGTTTCACACGGGAGGAGCAGGAGGCCTATGTTCAAAAGATTCTGGGCCGCTTCTCGAATCCGCATCTGCCGGACACGGTGAACCGGGTGGGCCGGGCGCCACTGCGCAAGCTCAGCCGGCACGAACGCTTCATCGGTCCGGCTGCGGAACTTGCCGAACGCGGAATTGTCCCGGAGGCACTGCTTGGCGCGATCGCAGCAGCACTGCGATTCAACGACCCGGCCGACGCCGAAGCAGTTGAGCTGGGGCAGATTCTGGCGGCCTCCGGCGCGGAGGATGCCACCGCCAAGATCACGGGGCTGGCACCGGAGCACCCGCTGTTCCCCGCGGTCGCCGCCCTCGTCGACGAAGCCAAAACGGCCGCCTGA
- a CDS encoding TetR/AcrR family transcriptional regulator, with product MSFDGQLPPKTRLLRAAAELLANSAGGAVSTRQITQLAGVTAPTLYHHFGDKEGLFDAVVAAGFEEYVAGERDFAPSGQPLEDIRRMWDNHVQFGLNQPELYLVMFGNIRPESRPAVVADAEALMEEMLNKAAVAGQLNVPPREAARSILAANVGVTLMLITEKAPERNLELSSMTRDAMIFAVSSDQAKKNGPEESGKSSVVVAAIALNAALQASHSDQLSSSELKLFLEWLHRISTSSTS from the coding sequence ATGAGTTTCGATGGCCAGCTTCCGCCCAAGACGCGGTTGCTGCGTGCAGCCGCTGAGCTGTTGGCCAATTCCGCCGGCGGTGCAGTCTCCACCCGCCAGATCACACAGCTGGCAGGCGTCACGGCACCCACTCTCTATCACCACTTCGGCGACAAAGAGGGGCTGTTCGACGCCGTCGTCGCGGCAGGTTTTGAAGAGTACGTCGCGGGCGAACGAGACTTCGCGCCGTCCGGACAACCACTGGAGGATATCCGGCGGATGTGGGACAACCATGTGCAGTTCGGGCTCAACCAGCCGGAACTGTATTTGGTGATGTTTGGCAATATCCGCCCGGAGAGCCGCCCGGCTGTCGTCGCTGACGCTGAGGCCCTGATGGAGGAAATGCTGAACAAGGCCGCAGTAGCCGGGCAGCTCAATGTCCCTCCGCGGGAGGCAGCCAGGAGCATCCTGGCCGCCAACGTCGGCGTGACGCTCATGCTGATCACGGAAAAGGCGCCCGAGCGCAATCTTGAGCTGTCCTCCATGACCCGCGACGCGATGATTTTCGCGGTGTCCTCGGACCAGGCCAAAAAGAACGGTCCGGAAGAGTCCGGGAAATCGTCGGTGGTTGTCGCGGCGATCGCCCTGAACGCGGCTTTGCAGGCGTCGCACTCCGATCAGCTTTCCAGCTCAGAACTCAAGCTGTTTCTCGAATGGCTCCACCGGATCTCCACCAGTTCGACCAGCTAG
- a CDS encoding MarR family transcriptional regulator has translation MNDYHQAGPDLLALAQDFREALRHSIYLVRRLDADGELSAAQLSTLKMLMDATASPGKDNGARVGEIARNLGVRVPSATEQIIKLERAGLARREPDPDDSRAVRVTLTGSGRAAVESANESRNAVMAGILSSLSAADRAALAAALPVIGKINATLQA, from the coding sequence ATGAACGATTATCATCAGGCCGGCCCGGATCTTCTCGCCCTCGCGCAGGACTTCCGCGAGGCTCTTCGCCACAGCATCTACCTTGTCCGCCGCCTTGACGCCGACGGAGAACTTAGTGCCGCCCAGCTCAGCACCCTCAAGATGCTGATGGACGCCACCGCGTCCCCCGGGAAGGATAACGGTGCCCGGGTGGGCGAGATCGCCCGAAACCTGGGCGTCAGAGTCCCGAGTGCCACGGAGCAGATCATCAAGCTCGAGCGTGCCGGCCTCGCCCGCCGCGAGCCCGACCCTGATGATTCGCGTGCCGTTCGTGTGACCTTGACCGGTTCGGGCCGGGCAGCCGTCGAATCCGCCAATGAGAGCCGCAACGCTGTAATGGCCGGCATCCTCTCGTCCCTTTCGGCCGCCGACCGCGCCGCCCTGGCGGCCGCCCTCCCGGTCATCGGCAAGATCAACGCGACGCTTCAGGCCTGA
- a CDS encoding MFS transporter, whose protein sequence is MHGQSAGTLPAVEETLEAEKASLLKQPKAVWATALAAVFAFMGIGLVDPILPAIAKNLDASQSEVSLLFTSYFLVTAIAMLITGYVSSRIGGKRTLLIGLAIIVVFASLSGTSGTVAELIGFRAGWGLGNALFVATALAVIVGVASGGAGTAIILYEAALGLGISLGPLLGALLGGWQWRAPFFGTAVLMAAAFIALIALLPKTPLPERKVRLRDPLLALGHKGLRTTAASGLFYNYGFFTILAFTPFILGMDAYGIGGVFFGWGVAVAVFSVFAAPVLQNRFGTVRVLTGTLVLLMLDLVGLGLSAGHSVPAVVVLVIVSGALLGVNNTVYTELAMGVSDSPRPVASAGYNFVRWMGGALAPFAAAQLAEHFGPQVPFFAGALAMVAAIAVVLGGRRYLTAHEPHVV, encoded by the coding sequence ATGCACGGCCAGTCCGCTGGAACCCTTCCGGCAGTCGAGGAGACCCTTGAGGCTGAGAAGGCCTCACTACTCAAACAGCCCAAGGCAGTGTGGGCAACGGCTCTCGCGGCCGTGTTCGCATTCATGGGCATCGGCCTGGTGGATCCCATCCTCCCGGCGATCGCCAAGAACCTGGATGCCTCGCAGAGTGAGGTGTCGCTGCTCTTCACGAGCTATTTTCTGGTGACCGCCATAGCCATGCTGATCACCGGCTACGTCTCATCCCGGATTGGCGGGAAACGGACGCTGCTGATCGGGCTGGCAATCATTGTCGTCTTCGCCTCGCTCTCCGGCACTTCGGGCACCGTGGCCGAGCTCATTGGTTTCCGGGCCGGCTGGGGACTGGGCAACGCCTTGTTCGTCGCCACGGCGCTGGCCGTGATTGTCGGCGTCGCCAGCGGCGGAGCCGGGACGGCGATCATTCTCTACGAGGCCGCGCTCGGCCTGGGTATTTCCCTCGGCCCGCTCCTCGGTGCCCTGCTCGGGGGCTGGCAGTGGCGTGCCCCCTTCTTTGGTACCGCCGTGCTGATGGCTGCAGCGTTCATCGCGCTGATCGCCCTGCTGCCCAAGACTCCGCTGCCTGAGCGGAAGGTACGGCTCCGGGATCCGCTCCTCGCATTGGGGCATAAGGGTCTCAGGACCACGGCCGCCAGTGGCCTCTTCTACAACTACGGCTTTTTCACCATCCTCGCCTTTACTCCCTTCATCCTCGGCATGGACGCGTACGGGATCGGCGGGGTGTTCTTTGGCTGGGGCGTCGCCGTCGCCGTGTTCTCCGTGTTCGCCGCCCCCGTGCTGCAGAACCGCTTCGGGACCGTCCGCGTCCTCACCGGAACCCTGGTCCTGCTGATGCTGGACCTCGTGGGGCTGGGACTCTCCGCCGGGCACTCGGTGCCCGCCGTCGTCGTACTGGTGATCGTTTCCGGGGCGCTTCTGGGCGTCAACAACACCGTCTACACGGAGCTGGCCATGGGGGTTTCTGATTCGCCGCGGCCGGTCGCCTCGGCCGGATACAACTTTGTGCGCTGGATGGGCGGGGCGCTGGCGCCCTTTGCCGCGGCACAGCTGGCTGAGCATTTCGGCCCGCAGGTGCCCTTCTTTGCCGGGGCCCTGGCTATGGTGGCAGCCATTGCTGTGGTCCTGGGCGGACGCCGCTACCTGACCGCGCACGAGCCGCACGTGGTCTGA
- a CDS encoding PTS mannitol transporter subunit IICBA, with amino-acid sequence MATETVAKPRTSARVGVQKFGTFLSGMIMPNIGAFIAWGIITALFIEKGWIPIPQIGGFGTNAEGVANTGLVGPMITYLLPLLIAYTGGRMVYDVRGGVVGAIGTMGVIVGAGIPMFIGAMIMGPLGGWTMKKIDAIWDGKIRPGFEMLVNNFSAGIWGAFLALLGFYGISPLVSAFSTGAGNVVQFLVNNGLLPLTSIFIEPAKVLFLNNAINHGVLTPLGIQQSLEEGKSILFLLEANPGPGLGILLAYMFFGKGIAKASAPGAALIHFFGGIHEIYFPYVLMKPILILAAIGGGMTGVATLAITNSGLVAPAAPGSIIAVLAQTARDSYFGVILSVLLATAVSFLIASVILKASKTPVGESEEDSFSAATSQMESMKGKKSSVASMLVGSGAATSGGVAVLAGPVSNIVFACDAGMGSSAMGASVLRNKIKAAGFPEVKVTNSAIANLSDTYDVVITHQDLTERAKPATASAVHVSVDNFMNSPRYDEIVELVRSSNTPDEAAGLTGAPAAAAAVAEHEPEAAAGPSGILAAESVVLRGTATTRDAAIDEAGRLLLDRGAVDAGYLDAMHEREESVSTYMGSFLAIPHGTNAAKDHILKSAVSVVRYPDGIDWNGKEVKYVVGVAGINNEHLHILSSIAKVFTNKAQVAQLEAATTVEEVLDLFGKVNS; translated from the coding sequence ATGGCAACAGAGACAGTTGCAAAACCCCGCACCAGCGCGCGGGTCGGCGTCCAGAAATTTGGGACGTTCCTGTCCGGAATGATCATGCCCAACATTGGCGCCTTCATCGCCTGGGGCATCATCACGGCGCTGTTCATTGAGAAGGGCTGGATTCCGATCCCTCAGATTGGCGGCTTCGGGACAAATGCGGAGGGAGTGGCAAACACGGGTCTCGTCGGGCCCATGATCACCTATCTGCTGCCTCTTCTGATTGCCTACACCGGCGGCCGGATGGTTTACGACGTCCGGGGCGGCGTGGTCGGAGCCATCGGCACCATGGGCGTAATCGTCGGTGCCGGCATTCCGATGTTCATCGGCGCCATGATCATGGGTCCCCTGGGCGGCTGGACCATGAAAAAGATCGACGCGATCTGGGACGGCAAGATCCGGCCCGGCTTTGAGATGCTGGTCAACAACTTCTCCGCCGGCATCTGGGGCGCGTTCCTGGCGCTGCTTGGATTCTACGGAATTTCCCCCCTGGTCTCGGCCTTCAGCACGGGTGCTGGCAATGTGGTCCAGTTCCTGGTCAACAACGGATTGCTGCCCCTGACCAGCATCTTCATCGAGCCGGCCAAGGTCCTGTTTCTCAACAACGCCATCAACCATGGAGTGTTGACGCCGCTGGGCATCCAGCAGTCGCTGGAAGAGGGCAAGTCCATCCTCTTCCTGCTTGAGGCCAATCCCGGGCCGGGCCTCGGGATTCTGCTTGCCTACATGTTCTTTGGTAAGGGCATTGCCAAGGCCTCGGCACCCGGCGCCGCTCTCATCCACTTCTTCGGCGGCATCCACGAAATCTACTTCCCGTACGTGCTGATGAAGCCCATCCTCATCCTCGCTGCCATCGGAGGCGGCATGACCGGCGTTGCGACACTGGCCATCACCAACTCCGGGCTGGTGGCCCCCGCCGCCCCGGGATCCATCATCGCGGTGCTCGCCCAGACCGCGCGTGACAGCTACTTCGGAGTTATTCTCTCCGTGCTCCTCGCCACCGCCGTCTCCTTCCTGATAGCTTCGGTCATCCTCAAGGCCAGCAAGACCCCCGTGGGGGAATCTGAAGAGGACAGCTTCAGCGCTGCGACGTCGCAGATGGAGTCGATGAAGGGCAAGAAGAGCTCGGTAGCCTCCATGCTCGTGGGCTCCGGAGCTGCCACCTCAGGCGGCGTCGCGGTTCTCGCCGGCCCGGTCAGCAACATCGTCTTCGCCTGCGACGCCGGTATGGGCTCAAGCGCCATGGGCGCCTCGGTACTGCGGAACAAGATCAAAGCCGCCGGCTTCCCGGAGGTCAAGGTCACCAACTCCGCGATCGCGAACCTCAGCGACACCTACGACGTCGTTATCACGCATCAGGATCTGACCGAGCGGGCCAAACCCGCGACAGCCAGTGCCGTGCACGTTTCGGTGGACAACTTCATGAATTCGCCCCGGTACGACGAGATCGTGGAGCTGGTTCGAAGCTCCAACACGCCGGACGAGGCGGCCGGCCTGACTGGAGCGCCGGCAGCCGCCGCCGCCGTCGCTGAACACGAACCGGAAGCCGCAGCCGGCCCGTCCGGCATCCTGGCCGCGGAAAGTGTCGTCCTCCGCGGCACGGCAACCACCCGGGACGCTGCCATCGACGAGGCCGGCCGGCTCCTGCTGGATCGCGGCGCCGTCGACGCCGGCTACCTGGACGCCATGCATGAACGTGAAGAGTCGGTTTCCACCTACATGGGCAGCTTCCTCGCCATCCCGCACGGCACCAACGCCGCCAAGGACCACATCCTCAAATCCGCAGTCTCCGTGGTCCGCTACCCCGACGGCATCGACTGGAACGGCAAGGAAGTGAAGTACGTGGTCGGCGTGGCCGGCATCAACAACGAACACCTCCACATCCTGTCCTCCATCGCCAAGGTCTTCACCAACAAGGCGCAGGTGGCACAGCTTGAAGCGGCCACCACCGTCGAGGAAGTCCTGGACCTGTTCGGAAAGGTCAACTCATAG
- a CDS encoding thermonuclease family protein — protein sequence MLSEEQGATARAKTLGLVVAAALTLAGCNAGTSGLKRDAAAETGAGTQATVIRVIDGDTFEASVNNEQKTVRLLNVDTPETKDPNAPVECMGPEATKALEQLLPAGSKVELELDKEPLDKFGRTLAGVFDSHGKLVNAEIARLGLGVPALFEPNRKFHPPVVAAFEEARTNGIGLNSADVPCLPAQQVELAVGAVETVVAAPLADVNVDLEKSDAALVAALASLAALKAAASVKDHVLWTAYTTGRRTVMVTRLDAAASVGKARQAAISAKKKHIADAAAAESARQVADAAAAESARHVADAAAAAEAERRLNVPPPAPYVPPARVPPANVAPAAPAPAPNPYPGYNGPRCYAPGGKSWTPCSKR from the coding sequence TTGTTATCAGAAGAACAGGGCGCCACCGCCCGTGCCAAGACTTTGGGACTGGTCGTTGCCGCTGCCCTTACGCTCGCTGGTTGCAACGCGGGAACGTCCGGCCTCAAACGGGATGCTGCCGCGGAGACCGGCGCCGGCACCCAGGCCACAGTAATCCGGGTAATTGATGGAGATACCTTTGAGGCCTCGGTCAACAACGAACAGAAGACGGTCCGCCTGCTCAACGTGGACACGCCAGAAACAAAAGACCCGAATGCCCCGGTTGAGTGCATGGGCCCGGAGGCCACGAAAGCTCTTGAGCAATTATTGCCCGCCGGTTCCAAGGTGGAACTGGAATTAGACAAAGAGCCGCTGGATAAATTCGGGAGGACGTTGGCGGGTGTTTTCGACTCACATGGAAAACTGGTCAACGCTGAGATCGCCCGATTGGGCCTCGGCGTCCCTGCCCTGTTCGAGCCCAACAGGAAATTTCATCCCCCCGTTGTCGCGGCTTTCGAGGAAGCGCGCACGAACGGAATCGGACTCAACTCAGCCGACGTTCCCTGCCTTCCCGCCCAGCAGGTAGAACTAGCCGTTGGGGCGGTTGAAACCGTGGTCGCTGCACCGCTGGCTGACGTCAATGTTGACCTTGAAAAGAGCGACGCCGCGCTCGTTGCCGCGTTAGCCTCACTTGCCGCACTCAAGGCCGCAGCCAGCGTCAAAGACCATGTGCTCTGGACTGCTTATACGACGGGCCGACGGACAGTAATGGTGACCCGGTTGGACGCAGCTGCCAGCGTAGGGAAGGCGCGCCAGGCCGCCATCAGCGCGAAGAAGAAGCACATCGCGGATGCTGCGGCAGCCGAGTCCGCCCGCCAAGTGGCGGATGCTGCGGCTGCCGAGTCCGCCCGCCACGTCGCTGATGCCGCGGCTGCTGCAGAAGCTGAGCGGCGTCTAAACGTTCCGCCCCCAGCGCCGTACGTTCCGCCGGCCCGCGTTCCACCTGCGAACGTAGCCCCTGCAGCTCCGGCACCCGCTCCGAACCCCTACCCGGGGTATAACGGTCCTCGCTGCTACGCACCAGGCGGTAAGAGCTGGACGCCGTGCAGCAAGCGGTAG
- the rraA gene encoding ribonuclease E activity regulator RraA, with translation MDASAVNTADLYDERGEELDSVALQFQSLGGRTHFSGPVRTIRCFEDNALVKSTLATPGDGAVLVVDGGGSLRTALMGDLIAASAVANGWAGVVINGAVRDRLAIAELSLGVKALGSNPRKSAKTGAGETDVELQLDGVAVRPGAMIWCDPDGILLER, from the coding sequence ATGGACGCATCTGCCGTAAACACTGCCGATCTCTACGACGAGCGCGGTGAGGAACTCGACTCCGTGGCCCTGCAATTCCAGTCACTTGGCGGCCGAACGCATTTCAGCGGCCCCGTCCGGACCATCCGCTGCTTCGAGGACAACGCCCTGGTCAAATCCACACTCGCCACCCCCGGCGACGGCGCTGTGCTGGTGGTGGACGGCGGCGGTTCTCTCCGCACGGCGCTGATGGGGGATCTGATTGCGGCGAGTGCGGTGGCGAACGGCTGGGCCGGCGTCGTGATAAATGGCGCCGTGCGCGACCGGCTCGCAATTGCCGAGCTGTCCCTCGGGGTCAAGGCGCTGGGCAGCAACCCGCGCAAAAGCGCCAAGACTGGCGCCGGCGAGACTGATGTGGAGCTGCAGCTCGACGGCGTCGCCGTCCGTCCCGGGGCGATGATCTGGTGCGATCCGGACGGGATCCTGCTGGAGCGCTGA